ttattttaaaatactttctcgAAAACAGTTCAACTGGATTAAAAATCCATTTGCCTTATCACACTCAATTTCTCCATTGCATCTGccaattaaaaagaaagagaatgatCTGTTGGACTCTGAATATAATTTCAACCATCATACAGTTTTGAATGGTTGCAAATTTTATCACCTATTTGTGCAAAGTTTCTCATGAATGGTAGCAATATTAGTTTTCTACATATAAATATGACCATGCATAGCTTATAACATATACCCATGCTCTTATGAATCCCAAATAGGTTTTTCTTGATGTAAACTAATGTCTGCAAGGTTGTGCTACCTCTGGAGGTTCTCAGGGAGACTCCACTGTCTTCTCTGGTTTCGGGAGGACATTGGCATTCCTTGGCTCATGGCCCTTCATGACATCGCCTTTTCTCTCCCTGCTTCCACCATCCCACTGCCTTCTTCCTGTCTTCAAATCTTCTCTGCCTATATTTTATGAGTGACTTGTGGTTACATTTATGATTCACCCAGACGGTCCAAGATAATTTCTCTATCTGAATATCTCTAATCACATTTGCAAAATTCCTGCTACCATAAAGGATGACATTCACAAGTTCCAGTGGTTAGAAAATAGATGTCttgctttttttccttgtcaATAATGCTCTCACAAACATGGTGAAAGTTCCTAAGACCCGCCAGACGTTCTGTAAGAAATGTGGCAAACACCAACCCCATAAAGTGACACAGTACAAGAAAGGCAAGGATTCTCTGTATGCACAGGGAAAGAAGCAGTATGACAAGAAACAGAGTGGCTATGGTGGGCAGACTAAGCCAATTTTCAGGAAAAAGGCTAAAACTACAAAGAAGATTGTGCTGAGGCTTGAGTATGTTGAGCCTAACTGCAGATTTAAGAGAATGCTGGCTATTAAGAGATGCAAGCATTTTGAACTAGGAGGAGATAAGAAGAGAAAGGACCAAGTGATCCAGTTCTAAGCTTCattgtttgttttgttatgaGAATAACAAAATGTTGAGGTTatcttcacttaaaaaaaaaaagaaaatagacatTGTTGGAGATTGTTATTTAGCCTACCATAGTGACAACCAAAAATGTGAAAAGATTATCATTGGAAAACTTGATCAGAAACTATGTCTAACTAACTATTCAAGCATAAAATCAGATTAAAAAGGGTTATATTCCTTCAGACAGGTTCAAATTTCCCATTTATATACTTGAAAAGATTTtaccttagagttttatataaatttaatattttcctaattcatttttattttcataacatTATATACATTTACAAAGcaaataattctttaaaaaaattttagatgttgatggacctttattttattcatttatttatatgcagtgctgagaattgaacccagtgcctcacacatgctagccaagtgctctaccactgagccacaaccccagccccataaagcAAATAATTCTTTATGTGCCCAATATAAATGTTCAAAAATTCTCTCTAGGTTATCCCAATAtgctataaaattttataatttattctttgagTCATAATGATGAAAAGGTTAGGAAACATAGCTTTACAAGTTTAGAAAAGTAGTAGAAATGCAGAAAAGAAAAACTGGAGGTGTGAACTAAGTCCTTATCTATTATGATAGGAAGTCAAAAATAGAATGCCTAAAATCAAGAAACCAAAGAAATGTAATTTAAGAAGCATAATGCAATATAAACGTTTAGAAATATAGCAGTAACTATCAGATGAAAAATGGTTGCCTCTAGGGTATAGGTTTGAAATAAAGACAAGCAGGGCAGGAGAATACTGCTCTTCATTATGGGCAGTTTGGTATTactgtatttggattttttttaaaaaagatatgtacctatagtgaaataaaaaaattaaaatttaatataaaatgaCACCAGAACTTGATGTTAAtatatcatatttttttcctgtggtcttttctctaaatataacattcttcttctttttcattcTAAAGAGGAAACACCgttactttttattttctaatcaTATTTCTCATTTAATGACATATAATTAATTATCTAAGCTTCATCCAAAGAACAGTACTGAGAATCTTCTCTGTAATATTTAGTTATGGTGGTAGGTGTAAAATGCTTAAAATGAATTCCCTAAGACTAAATTAGGAAATAGAAATTCTTTATCCTTTGCTTCCCAGTGGCAGGAAACTTAATAAGCTAGACCAGCGGCAGAGATATTTGGAAAACTATCAAAAGTCATTTGATGGAAAGCACAACAGGGAATCTTGAATATAgttgaaagaagaggaaaaaataggATTAAACTGAAATCTTGTCTATTTCACAGCTCTtctatatgaggatttcaaagtcAATAATAAGTAACCTCATTATCTGTACATATATCACTACAGTAAAGTAGAATATTTGTTCTGTCTTAGGACTTTAGTAAGATATGTGTTATTTCTTATTgagttttctttttgtatttctaaACTGTGTTCACATAATGATCCATGCTtattaaaaagtatataatatgtttTTTATGTGTATTCCTGGCCTAGTAACTGAAGTAAAAGAATTCTCTGCCTCTATAATCAGAAGgggatctggaggtatagtgtggCACATGGCTGAGATAAAACAATGGCATCACTACTTCTCACCAACACTGTCCCCTGGAGAACATGCAGGATAGAACCATCAGAAGACATAGCAAGGACCTGCCTtcttcaactctttttttttttttttttttaagagagtgtgagagagagagagagagagagagagagagagagagagaaggagtgagagaattttaatatccattttttagttttcggcgggtacaacatctctgtttgtatgtggtgctgaggatcgaacccggggaagcacgcatgccaggaaagcgcgctaccgcttgagccacatccccagcccacttcttCAACTCTTAAAGGAAAACCTAGAGGGAAATTATTGATAAATGTGAATGTGATAATGTGTATTGTGGTTAAACTGCATTCTTTTGAGCCTAATTATTTAAAACCACTGAGAAGAAAGGCTTATCAACTCTTCAGATAGCTATCAGTAATATGAAATAACTCCTTTTTTAAAGCAACTCAGTTTGAAATAATTGATACTGTTTTGATATAAAAGTTATATAACTCTCAAATATAATTTGAAAATCACACTGTGAACAAATGGAAGGATATGTCCCAATTTAAATTCAAAACTTGTTTCAGCAAACTTCCTGATTCATTACCAACAGGGTGTTGGCAACAGGAAAGAATGTAGTCTTTCTCTTCCTCAAGTATTTGGAAACCCCATTCATTTTTAGATTACTTGTTCATCAGCAGTCCATCTCATAGGTATAATTTGGTATCTTTTACAGGAAGCCCTGTTTGGTTACCTTTTGCTTCAAGTGGAGTGCCCTAATTTAAATCTAGTCAGTAACTGGCATCTGCTGACAAAACAGTAGTCCCTTTTGCTTCTTTCATGTGGGTGGCCTAGGATTTTAGATGGAGTCAATATTGAGTGTGGGCAGCTGTCCAGTAGATAATTGTTGCCTGGTCTCTTGGTGCAACACTTTGGGCATGGCATAGAAAATTTTATGTCTATGACATGtttcctcaaagaaaaaaaaatgtactgtttTATTTTCTTGAGAGGATAGGGAAAggtagataagaaaaaaataaaagatcacaCACATTGCTGACTTGtatacttatttcatattttagcaATTTCTAAACCACCTCTTACTAGATAATGGTAAAGGTGGAGAGTTAGCAAAACTTACTGTAAAGTCACCAAGGCATTGTATTTGCTGTTATTATTGTATTCTTTTACTTTGGACTAGGTTTAAATTCTGGGAGGAAATAACTGAAACTTAAAAATCTTTACCTCCCAAAATGTCTTATTTATGGTTCCCAGAGAGTAAAGAGCAGGATACAATACTGTGAGTTAAAAAGATTTAGTGGCACTAAAATGGTCATTCAATATATACTAATGGATTGCTTGCTGTGTGCCACTATGTCAAGCACTAAATCTAAACAGGCACAAAAAAGAATGCTCAGAAATATGGCAGcagatattgttttcttattgttgataGAAAGTTCCTAtctagagaaaaggaaaaagatatGGTGAGGTTATATTACATCCCAGGACACTAGACTGGTTAAACCAATCTgaattttctcatgtttctatgGGGAAGTAGAAAGAAGGAATGAAGAAAATTAGAGGCAGAATTTATATCATCCTTGGATGGTAGCATATGGTCCCAGAGAAAAAttggcttgcaggcttctttttaGTTTACAATCCATCTCATTCCAACTCCTTATCCCTGTTCACATACTTCTTCCTAGCCTTCCATTTTCATCCTTCTTGAGATTGTCCCTCCCAAGGTTTCTGCAAAGGTTTGTACCCTGTAGGGATATTACATAgtagtatatatgaaaaaaaaattaaaaacacatacagagagacATACCCAGAGTAGGTAATTTTTCAGGGGCTGAATTGTATGAGGAGAAATAGGCAATTGCCTTTAAGCATGCCATGGCTCCATGGTCTTGAAGAATTAGTTTTCTGGGGGAGTGGGAAGCTGTTTTACAAAGACCTCAAGGGTTCTAAATTTAAGTCTCTGTATAAAGAAATTCCATTGGCAGGACATTATTTGAAAGTAATATTTGGGAATATGGCTTCTAGAGAGCGACTTCTCTTAGTGTTTATAGATTTAAACACTAAAAATGAATAGCTCCTTTTTTGGGGATTTCTTGAGGCATTAATATACAACATCCTTTGGTACTATATCTTGATATATAATCACTCATAAATCAAGATGTCATTCTCAGGAATTACTAACCACTTTTGCTGCCATTAAAAACTATTTCCTTTCCCTTAATCACCAATGACGGTAGAAAACAACTGATCATTCTTTCTTCTAGTAAACCTTGTATATTAAGAGACTCTTAATTGTCCCTTATGGGGACAATAGGCTAAGTAAACCTTGGGGGGGACCCTGAATTTTTGGTAGTATTTGATCCTTAATTGATAAATGCAGTTCATTCAGGGCTGGAATAATTTCTGTACTATTAACAAAAGACGTAGAGATTCTAAATAAAACGTCTCCATTGCTGTTAGTAAGTTGTAGTTTAGATACTTCTCTGGTCTCATTTGGGGGTAATTAGTTTTATAACTGAGAGATTTTGGATGTACTCTTTTTGGATTCCTCATTAAGAAACACAGTACcagggctcgggatgtggctcaagtggtagcgcgctcgcctggcatgtgtgctgcctgggtttgatcctcagcaccacatataaacaaagatgttgtgtccaacgaaaactaaaaaataaatattaaaattctctctctctctctcttaaaaaaatagtctaaaaaaaaagaaatctaaaaaaaaaaaaaaaaagcaacacagTACCAATGCTCACTGGtcttttgtgttgttttaagaacatttccatatgaatgtgtggaactaaaaaaaaaattataaagttcCTTTGTTTAGAGAATGAGTCATTTAAAATTTCTCActttaccattgttgaataatgtTGCCCAAAGTCTTAGATTCTTTTGGAAGTACTTGATTTATTGGAGACACTCAAGAGAGGCCGCTAACAATTCATTTGTCATAATTTATGAGAGTTGTTTGCGTCATTCAGTGTAAATGTTAAGCCTGAGATACACCCACTGACAGGCACGCTGGGGTATTACACGTAGGTGGGGTTAGTAATACCAGGTGTGATTTGGAGCTCTCTACCACAGTCCCCAGGCTAGAGTCAACATTCCATTGTTTAACATTCTCTTTGAGGACTTCAAGGATCTACCAAAAGGAAAGCATCTCTTTTGAAGATAACTTGAGCCATTTCCACATTGATCAGAAAAGTAAAGGCCTATTACAACACAAATCTCCACAAGGATAGGATGGGGCAAGGGAGATAGTGGTGATTCTGGTGAGGGAGCCTTAACTCCTAAAGCCCTGCTCTTGTCAGGCCACACACATCCCGCTGCTTATCTCTGAATGCATTTTCACCCTTCTCAAACCAGATGCGCTGAGTAGAGTTAGGTCTAAAGAGAAGGACCAGGGCTCTCGGTTTGAGAAGCTGCTTTGGCAAGTTCTAGCTCCATCCTCCCAGGTTTCTTCAATTCTTGGTAAGGAGGGGCATTTTTTACTGactgaaaaaaatatcctctggtgCTTACGTTCTCTCCTTTGCTGAAGTATACGTAGAAGACAGGAAGTGTTACTGGGCAAATAGCCTTTGCCCTACCACTACTACAGGCGCGGCTTCCACGCGCGGGATTCCCGCGCCCGCTACAGCGCCCGCCCACGCTGGGCTCCCTCAGGCTGCACAGGCTGCAAATGCCCCGCCCCCTGCCACCTCCGCAAGTCTCATTGGCCAGGCCCTGCGTTAACCTCAGCTCCCGACTGGCGGCTGCGCATGTCGGTCTGCTTGGTAGGTACATTTCCGCATTGAGGGGGGCTGCTGTGaatggagggggaggggaggtgtTTGGGAGAAAGTGGGGGCTTTGGGTGCCGGGAGCCCGCAGTCGGGTGGGTAAAGGGGGTCATCAACTGGGCTGCGATTGCTAGCGAAGGACTCAAGGTGTGCATGTGTGAgggaaaagagggagagagaagggtgcCTCAGAGGTGACATTCAGCCTGCGAGTCTTCTTCCCGGGGCGCCATAAACGCCCCCAATTTCCCAGCGGCTGAAGGAAGACGGGAAGGTGGGTCTTGCTGGCGGCTGGGGAAGGGGCGGAGTTGGACTTCTGGTGACCCCCGGGGGGATGTGCGTTTCCCTCTCCGAGAGgtgtagaacccagttcctcatccGCTGTGTGGTCCCCGAGGCCGAATTCGGGATAAGAATATGCAGGAAGGGTGGGGGGGCCTTCCCCGGGGAGTCCCAGGCGGGTGCACAGGTCGCCGCTAGCCCGGCGTCTCTTAGTGTCCTGGGGGGAGGGACGGCATAGCCTTCGGTCTCCCCGGAAAAAAGCCGCAGCCGCTTTTGCTGCTCCGGGCCAGAAGGCGGATAGCGAGAGGCCCGGGTCACTTGGCGTGCGGAATTCACAGCGCCTCCTGGTCCCGGGATATTTATGGGCTGGTAAAAATGGTTGCATCGCCCCGTTTGCCGGCCTCACGCGCCTCCCTGACCCTTGCTCGGGCCGGAGCCACTGTTGGCTAAGGTTTTCCAGGGAACCCGCCAGAGGCTGGACGGTGGCTCTGGGGAGGGGGCCCGCGGGGGGTGCGGCCCTTGGTGTCTGCTGCAGTCCAGCCCCAGAGGGCGTGGGGACTGAGGGGCGGTGAAATAGCTGCTCTGGGTCCGCCTCTTTCATTGATGAAATTTAAGTTCGTGAGGTTTTTACCTTTTCCGGGAGTCTCCAGCTGGCCCTGGTTTGTGTCAGGAGCGCAGTGTAGCCAGGAGTTCTAGGCAGACTCCGTCGCACCAAGTTTCCGTCTTTTGGAATTGGGGAAggttttcttagtttttttttttttttttttttaatcgctTTGAATTTTGAATGAATACTCCCTTAAGTATCCAAACATTCGAGGAGCAAGAACACGTCGGTTGGTAAAAgcaggggaggaggaagagagacCTGCCCTATAGCGAGACTCctctagaaattaaaaaaaatatataagccaGAGTATTTTAATAAAACCTTAAAATGTCGAGATTTGTACAAGGTAAGGCATGCTGCTTCTTATCTCCCGGGTTGCTTCAGTCGAATATGGGTACTAGCAATCGAGAGGTTGGTGGGTGGAACTGTTCATTTGAGATACCATTTGCCAGAACCTTTTCGGTAAATTGACATCTGAGCTTCCTTGAGCAGTTTGCTGGGTTGGCGGTTCAGATACGTATACTATGCCCCGGTGCCTTCTTGGGTTTAGTTCAGCCTCCCTGAAATCAGGTTAGTAGTACTCTGGCTCCCCGGATTGTGACCGCAAATGATTTAAAACAGGATTTCGTTCGCTGTTCTCTCTTCCTCATTCTTTTGGGGGGTCGATGTCAAGGTAACTATGTATGGGGTGGAAGGGAAGGGGAACTTGGAGGTTGGGGGGAAGCAGGTGTGTTTTCCAGGACTTGAGAAAGCTTTAGTGTTCCTTGCTTCTGCTGTTTGTGTGTACGTGGGTTGAGTCTCAGATTCATTTATTGCGAAACCGGGAGTAGCCCATAGAAGCTGGAGGTCATTTCAGCTGGAGAAATGACTTTGCTGCATTGCtgtgtttattttttccttctttgaaaTAAGAAAAGATTATTAAGATTTCTCTGAAATTTGAAAATTGCTCTCTAAATCACATGTATATTAAAGCGTTAGAAAATGCCCATCAACTGAGCTGAGCATACTTGTACATGTGATTATATGTGTGTGGTGTACACGTTGAACTTAATGCTGCTTTAAACCTCTTTCACCAATTTGTAGTATAGGATTTGCCTTCTGGTATGCAAGTAAACCCTTTCTTTGCAGACCCCAGCTGGTGAAAGCATCAGCCATCTTGCTGAACACAGCTAGTAAAGTTCAGAGTCACTTAATATGATTCTCAACAAATGTCCATGTACTTTATTTAAAAAGTTGTGGTACTAATGTCCATCATTTGGCCCTGGAAATAAAAATTCCCTAGTGAGTTCTACATCACTTTATTAACTCTTATTTTCAGTTTTGGGTAATAGATTAAGAGACTCTGTGTTATGGAAACAGATGGGACCTGTGCCTGCCTTCAGCACCAAACTCGGAAATGTCACTTATCATTAGACTTTCAAATTCATATTATACCTTATATGTGGTGAGAAATGCTTCTTTATGTTCTGATTGAATAATTGTCTTATTCGAGATTAGAAAAGCAGAGATAACTTAGAAACTTTTGCTGGTTTGTAACAGTGACAATATTCGGTGCCGTAAACTCAGTGTTTTAAGCAAGAAGGCTAGGAAAAAGACAAGTCCCTTCTCTTTAAAAGTTAGGAATATAGGCTGGGGCTGAAGTCTCTGGCAGAgcgcttacctggcatgtgtgaggcactgggttcgatcaatcctcagcaccacataaaaataaacaaaggcattctgtccacctataactacaatagaaattttaaaaattattttttaagaaaggaATATCATTAAACTCAAGATAttccatatattttaaaatagcttgCAAAATCAGTATACTTTAATGACCTTTGCTCTTAAGGCTAACTGTTCTTAAATTCTAAATCAAGTGGTAATACCTAACAGTGGCTGTGTGTATCTGTCATTGCTTTGTCATCcaccttttaaaaataagctttttattttgaattttgtctACATCTATAGAATAGTTGTACATTGGTCAGTTAAACTAAGAAATTAACATACATGCATTACTACTAACTAAACTGTAGGCTTCATTCAGGTTGCTGTTCCTATGATTCAATCCAAGATACCACATTGCATTTATTTGCCATCCACTTTACCTTATATGGTagttacctttttttttaaaaaataattttttaatttttattttttgggtactGGAGTTTGAATTCATGgatactcaaccactaagccacatccccagccctattctgtattttatttagagatagggtctcactgagttgcttagtgcctagtttttgctgaggctggctttgaactcggcagtcctcctgcctcagccttctgagccactgggagtacaagcgtgtgccaccgcacctggcacctttttattttttatttatttacttatttttcagtaagaggaaagttaaaaaaaatttttaaagttgtagatagacacaatacctttattttttatgtggtgctgagaattgattccagtgccttacacatgctaggtgagtgctctatcattgagccacaattccagtccTGGTAGTAAGTTACCTTTTTAactggcagttttgttttttaaaaaaatgaccccTATTTACTTTTTAAACATGATTGTGCTCCTGTTTACTGTTTAAATTTTGTACTTCAGGTGTGAGTCTTCTGTATGTTTAACTGCTGCTGTTATAAATGATACACTAATTGGCTAATTGTACAGCGTCTTCACACATCAGTAGTCAGGTGTCAGGGTTTGGGATTTTTGGTTTTGAATTTTTGAAAAGCAAATCAAATTCTTTGATTTTTGTGTAAAACTTTCTGCTTATTGGTACGTAATGTGTGTAACTTCATAGGGGAAATAATGTTAGACCCCTAACTATTTGCATATTTTGTCTCATCTAAACTTAAGTGCCCTaagatatagatttttttttatcatcacTTTATAGCTGATGAAAGTTACCTGTTGTGTCCAAAGTTCACAGTTAGTAAGAAGCACTGAAATTTTCATATGAATGTATCTAAAACCCTTGTCCTTTCCAACACCTTATTTTGTTGCTTCTTACATTAAAACTGTAGAAATGGCCTGTTTCTCCAATTAGACATTTGTTTTCTGTCAGCAAAGATGATTTTATAtagtttgggggaatatagtgtcTAATGAGTAGTGGATGCTCTAGAAGAATTTGTTGTAGGTAATAAACAAGAAGCATACAACTCAATACTTCCCATTACTACTTAGGAGGTTAGCTTACATTTTTGGTTGTACTTTTATAACACCTCAGATTACATAAATGGTGAGAAAGAGGTAAGTGTATGGACTTAGTTTTGAGTCCTGTTACTAACAGGTGACCTTTGACAGAACTTTTCTGAACTCCAGTTTCTACCTACATAAAAAGTGGGTATTGGGcttggagtatagctcagtggtagagcacatgttcAGCATGCTCAagttactgggttcaatccccagcaccaaaaacaaacaaactgggtATTGCTATGCCTCAGAGTTATTGAGAAGCTGAAATGAGTTGATTATGCGAATGTGCTAGGCACATTAGTTGGCTAGGGAGTTCTTTTTTCCCTAAAAAGATGATGGTGGTCTATCAGTATTGCTACCAGAATTATGACCACATGTCATCAGCAGAAATAAACAGTATTGCAGGTATGACAGCTCTTTATTTTCCTATTCCAGGTTCATTGTTCAGGTCTGGGCACTTGGGAGttgatatgtttagaaagaaagaaagatttttctttctttgtgcagGGGTAGGTAGAGGTGGATAGGGTAAAGCTTTGAGAGTGTCATTTCAAGTTGATGAGAGTTTTATTTCAATCTAGTCAACCAAAAATTTAGTGCTATGTGCAGTACACTGTATTGGAATTTCTGGTGTATCCTTATGGTAGGCAATTGAAAAAATTATCTCATCTGAATATTATTAACTATGTGTTGTGTACATGTGTTTTTGAATGTCATAGAGCATGAAGTTGCTGTGCTtggcttgaatcttttcctctaaaTCCAGGCAATGCACTTTATGGGAAAGTTGCACATTTCTATCCTTAAGCACTTTGACCATAAGCTGTTAGCTGGAAATGTTCAGTTAATAAAAATTCTTAATGTTGATAGGCAGGAGAGccccaaatattttattctttggcCACCTTACCAAGTTTGTGTTTCTAAGATTCCTAAGGTTCTTTCTCACAGGAAGAACCTTCTTTACTGGATCTGCTGAATAATTCCTAGTTAGTGTATTCTGTCTACAAGTCACTCTTTGCCT
Above is a genomic segment from Callospermophilus lateralis isolate mCalLat2 chromosome 14, mCalLat2.hap1, whole genome shotgun sequence containing:
- the LOC143380604 gene encoding large ribosomal subunit protein eL42-like is translated as MVKVPKTRQTFCKKCGKHQPHKVTQYKKGKDSLYAQGKKQYDKKQSGYGGQTKPIFRKKAKTTKKIVLRLEYVEPNCRFKRMLAIKRCKHFELGGDKKRKDQVIQF